One part of the Glycine soja cultivar W05 chromosome 11, ASM419377v2, whole genome shotgun sequence genome encodes these proteins:
- the LOC114372939 gene encoding uncharacterized protein LOC114372939 has product MVEGNCSAVIQRILPPKHKDPGVVMIPCSIGEVVVGKALIDLEASINLMPLSMCLRLGEIEIISTRMTLHLADRSITRPYGVIEDVLVKVKHLIFPADFVVIDIEEDADIPLILGCPFMSTASCVVDMGKKMLQMGIEDQKINFDLFHEDKEPSDQNVYFKVHVMEERRHEKKILDNRMMHQASDVKEALTGR; this is encoded by the coding sequence ATGGTGGAAGGCAATTGTAGTGCTGTGATTCAACGCattcttccacctaagcacaaagatcctggagtTGTCATGATACCGTGTTCCATTGGTGAGGTTGTTGTAGGAAAAGCTCTCATAGACCTGGAAGCTAGTATCAACttaatgcctctctccatgtgcctgcgacttggagagatagagataatatCTACACGCATGACCCTTCACTTAGCTGACCGCTCCATCACAAGACCgtatggagtgattgaagatgttttggtgaaggtgaAACACCTTATATTTCCAGCTGATTTTGTGGTGATAGACATAGAAGAGGATGCTGatattcctctcattcttggcTGCCCATTCATGTCTACTGCAAGCTGTGTAGTAGATATGGGAAAGAAGATGTTGCAAATGGGCATAGAAGATCAGAAAATCAACTTTGATCTATTTCATGAAGATAAAGAGCCATCTGACCAGAATGTCTATTTTAAAGTTCATGTGATGGAAGAAAGAAGACATGAGAAGAAGATCCTAGATAACAGGATGATGcatcaagctagtgacgttaaagaagcacttacTGGGAGGTAA